The following proteins are co-located in the Pararge aegeria chromosome 3, ilParAegt1.1, whole genome shotgun sequence genome:
- the LOC120637040 gene encoding venom serine carboxypeptidase-like codes for MMKTVILLLVLVTISKGKVVLSNNDDLSNDLENNTHSNQLLEKTDNVPEESTEKSLVYISNDIIHENPTSSGNSGDKNLTISSANYTEKNLVEITNDIIPKDTAKIHIELPVYNITLSGNSSDKNLTNESLSNKCGVNLDDDDELYNNIINLDEPVHCDTNERVDNGTALILTPFIEKGQIEEARNACKVNPEVFLGYESYSGFLTVNKTYNSNTFFWYFPVQNKKVNETPWIIWLQGGPGVSSLTGLFDEIGPFRYNTLGTLKENPHTWLKNHSLVFIDNPVGSGYSFTEHPDGFAKDMATYGTHLYEAVSQLLQIFPELRTAPLYVAGESYAGKYVPALGMEIHKHRDLPGSDINLKGLMIGNAFVDPSEIANVTHPYLYFGLLNREQIEIVNPLLTAFQQDIAKNNSIAAKRKWTSLISILMFLTHQKQAYNFLKDEPTFGRYSAHLSSTEVKKALHVGDIKYSFINVTVNSVMASDFLSSSKQLFEELLDHYRVLAYCGQLDQMLPCVSTSDHYRTWQWNGTSEFLEAARYPYIFNSRLAGYHKTGGRLTEVVIRGAGHMVPMDAPAPTQSLIARWTHNQPLSPRFGMPGGSFLQEYVRNHSVSYL; via the exons ATGATGAAAACTGTGATATTGTTATTAGTTTTAGTGACAATTAG TAAAGGAAAGGTGGTTTTATCTAATAATGACGATCTATCTAACGATCTAGAAAATAATACGCATTCAAATCAACTTTTAGAAAAGACAGATAATGTTCCTGAAGAGTCAACTGAAAAATCTTTAGTATATATATCAAATGATATAATTCATGAAAATCCAACCTCATCTGGAAATAGTGGTGACAAGAATCTAACAATTAGTTCTGCAAACTATACAGAAAAGAATTTAGTAGAAATAACAAACGATATAATTCCGAAAGACACAGCTAAAATTCATATAGAATTACCAGTGTACAATATAACCTTATCTGGAAATAGCAGTGATAAGAATCTTACAAATGAGAGTCTATCAAATAAATGTGGTGTAAATCTAGACGACGATGAtgaattatacaataatataataaatttagatGAACCTGTACATTGTGACACTAACGAAAGAGTTGATAACGGTACAGCGTTAATATTAACACCATTTATAGAAAAGGGTCAAATTGAAGAAGCTCGGAATGCTTGCAAGGTTAACCCAGAAGTGTTTCTAGGTTATGAAAGTTATTCAGGTTTCCTTACAgtgaataaaacttataactcgAACACTTTCTTCTGGTATTTTcccgtacaaaataaaaaagttaacgaAACACCTTGGATAATTTGGCTGCAAGGAGGTCCTGGTGTATCCAGTTTAACTGGATTGTTCGACGAGATAGGACCGTTTCGATATAATACTTTAGGGACCTTAAAAG AGAATCCGCATACGTGGTTAAAAAACCACTCTCTAGTCTTCATTGACAATCCCGTTGGATCCGGTTATAGTTTCACCGAACATCCAGATGGATTCGCAAAGGACATGGCTACG TATGGTACGCATTTATACGAAGCAGTATCGCAGCTTCTCCAAATATTTCCCGAACTGAGAACAGCTCCGTTGTACGTCGCAGGGGAGTCTTACGCGGGAAAATACGTGCCAGCGCTTGGCATGGAGATTCACAAACATAGAGATTTGCCAGGATCAGATATCAACTTAAag gGTCTTATGATTGGCAACGCTTTCGTGGATCCCAGTGAGATAGCCAATGTGACACACCCGTATCTATATTTCGGTCTTCTGAACAGGGAGCAAATCGAAATTGTGAATCCGTTGCTGACCGCATTCCAGCAAGACATTGCCAAAAACAACAGTATTGCTGCAAAAAGG AAATGGACCAGTCTTATATCCATCTTAATGTTCCTGACGCATCAAAAGCAAGCTTACAACTTCTTGAAGGACGAACCTACTTTTGGCCGCTACTCCGCCCACCTATCAAGCACTGAAGTAAAGAAAGCTTTGCACGTCGGCGACATCAAATACTCTTTTATCAATGTAACAGTCAATTCTGTTATGGCTTCCGATTTTCTGAGCAGCTCCAAACAACTGTTTGAAGAACTGCTTGACCATTATCGAGTTCTGGCTTATTG TGGTCAGTTGGACCAGATGCTGCCTTGCGTGTCTACTTCGGACCATTACCGCACCTGGCAATGGAACGGAACGTCGGAATTCCTCGAAGCTGCCAGATACCCGTATATCTTTAACAGCCGACTTGCTGG GTATCACAAAACGGGGGGACGTCTCACGGAGGTAGTGATCCGAGGCGCCGGACACATGGTACCCATGGACGCACCGGCGCCCACACAGAGTCTCATAGCTCGCTGGACGCACAATCAACCCCTGAGTCCACGCTTTGGCATGCCAGGGGGATCCTTCTTACAGGAGTACGTCCGGAACCACTCTGTATCGTACTTGTAG